One Curtobacterium sp. BH-2-1-1 genomic region harbors:
- a CDS encoding AEC family transporter: MGGVLTGFAIIGAIIAAGYVVGRIGLLGQHAQFVMSRLAFFVLMPCLLFHTIATADIHVLLSPMLWVSLLSAVVVAIGAGVVFRVVLRRPLTTTTVGALAASYVNANNIGLPVAVYVLGQATAVVPVILLQLIVLAPIALTILDTATSAGGSWWRRVSGPFRNPIIIASLVGLVFSATGIDLPTPVLEPFSLVGAAAVPVVLLSFGMSLHGATPLRDPAIRTDVIVASAIKLVVMPAVAFVFARFVFGLGDQDVFVLTTLGALPAAQNVFNYAQRYGAAVPVARDVVLISTIGSVPVLVAVAALLHP, translated from the coding sequence ATGGGTGGCGTGTTGACCGGCTTCGCGATCATCGGCGCGATCATCGCCGCCGGGTACGTCGTCGGACGCATCGGACTGCTCGGCCAGCACGCCCAGTTCGTGATGAGCCGGCTCGCGTTCTTCGTGCTCATGCCCTGCCTGCTCTTCCACACGATCGCCACGGCGGACATCCACGTCCTGCTGTCGCCGATGCTGTGGGTGTCCCTGCTCAGCGCGGTCGTGGTGGCCATCGGTGCCGGCGTGGTCTTCCGGGTCGTCCTGCGCCGGCCGCTCACGACCACGACGGTCGGGGCGCTCGCCGCGAGCTACGTCAACGCGAACAACATCGGGCTGCCGGTCGCCGTCTACGTCCTCGGCCAGGCCACCGCGGTCGTGCCGGTCATCCTGCTGCAGCTCATCGTGCTCGCGCCGATCGCGCTGACGATCCTGGACACCGCGACCTCGGCGGGCGGGAGCTGGTGGCGCCGGGTCTCGGGGCCGTTCCGGAACCCGATCATCATCGCCTCGCTCGTGGGCCTGGTCTTCTCGGCAACGGGCATCGACCTGCCGACGCCCGTGCTCGAGCCGTTCTCGCTGGTCGGCGCGGCCGCCGTGCCCGTGGTCCTGCTGTCGTTCGGGATGAGCCTGCACGGTGCGACCCCGCTCCGCGACCCGGCGATCCGGACGGACGTCATCGTGGCGTCGGCGATCAAGCTCGTCGTGATGCCGGCCGTGGCGTTCGTGTTCGCCCGGTTCGTGTTCGGGCTGGGGGACCAGGACGTCTTCGTGCTCACGACCCTCGGGGCGCTGCCGGCGGCGCAGAACGTCTTCAACTATGCGCAGCGGTACGGGGCGGCGGTGCCGGTCGCGCGGGACGTGGTGCTCATCTCGACGATCGGTTCCGTGCCGGTGCTGGTCGCGGTCGCCGCGCTCCTGCACCCCTAG
- a CDS encoding HAD-IIB family hydrolase, which produces MTTPRLVAFDLDDTLAPSKSALDTRMLETFASLLEVVPVAVISGGNFQQFEQQLVAPLRRRDGLVLDDLHLLPTCGTAYYRWTGDDWALQYAEDLTDEQKARALAAVEAEAKAAGFWESETWGPILEDRGSQITFSALGQSAPVDVKKQWDPTGAKKDELRRRVQAELPDLEVRSGGSTSVDITRKGIDKAYGMQRLAEITSVALDDMLFVGDRLDPEGNDYPVKALGVPCHAVEGWEDTDAFLTELIPTLR; this is translated from the coding sequence ATGACCACGCCCCGCCTCGTCGCCTTCGACCTGGACGACACCCTCGCCCCCTCGAAGTCCGCGCTCGACACCCGGATGCTCGAGACCTTCGCGTCCCTGCTCGAGGTCGTGCCGGTCGCGGTGATCTCCGGCGGCAACTTCCAGCAGTTCGAGCAGCAGCTGGTCGCACCCCTGCGGCGTCGCGACGGGCTCGTGCTCGACGACCTGCACCTCCTGCCGACCTGCGGCACCGCCTACTACCGGTGGACCGGCGACGACTGGGCGCTCCAGTACGCCGAGGACCTCACCGACGAGCAGAAGGCGCGCGCCCTGGCCGCGGTCGAGGCCGAGGCCAAGGCCGCCGGCTTCTGGGAGTCCGAGACGTGGGGCCCCATCCTCGAGGACCGCGGGTCCCAGATCACGTTCTCCGCGCTCGGCCAGTCCGCTCCGGTCGACGTGAAGAAGCAGTGGGACCCGACGGGCGCGAAGAAGGACGAACTCCGTCGGCGCGTCCAGGCCGAGCTGCCCGACCTCGAGGTCCGTTCCGGTGGCTCGACGAGCGTCGACATCACCCGCAAGGGCATCGACAAGGCGTACGGCATGCAGCGCCTGGCCGAGATCACGAGCGTCGCGCTCGACGACATGCTGTTCGTCGGCGACCGCCTCGACCCCGAGGGCAACGACTACCCGGTGAAGGCCCTCGGCGTCCCCTGCCACGCGGTCGAGGGCTGGGAGGACACCGACGCGTTCCTCACGGAGCTGATCCCCACCCTGCGCTGA
- a CDS encoding aldehyde dehydrogenase, which translates to MDTMAMMKTMSTSEMPVAMDAELMQDTMMAMNAASMAATMCSASDMQMGADMATCAAMCSNTAMMADTGMRMMMRPMGMDVDSMRAMLTACVAMGTACAAECRSHADMDESCRYCAMACDEMVAKCEAMMASMTA; encoded by the coding sequence ATGGACACCATGGCGATGATGAAGACCATGTCCACGAGCGAGATGCCCGTGGCGATGGACGCTGAGCTCATGCAGGACACGATGATGGCGATGAACGCCGCGTCGATGGCCGCGACGATGTGCTCCGCGAGCGACATGCAGATGGGTGCCGACATGGCCACGTGTGCCGCGATGTGCTCGAACACGGCGATGATGGCCGACACCGGCATGCGGATGATGATGCGTCCGATGGGCATGGACGTCGACAGCATGCGCGCGATGCTCACGGCCTGCGTCGCGATGGGCACGGCGTGTGCCGCCGAGTGCCGCAGCCACGCGGACATGGACGAGTCGTGCCGCTACTGCGCGATGGCGTGCGACGAGATGGTCGCGAAGTGCGAGGCGATGATGGCCTCGATGACCGCCTGA
- a CDS encoding nitroreductase family protein, which translates to MTSTNSSTLTRSTDSSQPLVPLLEERWSPRSYDETATIDDAAYDAVLEAARWAPSAMNFQPRRFIAGRRGTETFRKINENLLGFNAAWAFRASALVVGVLETVTEDGDERPFAQYDLGQSLAALTVQAHAEGLHVHQMAGIDAEGLRAAFDLPERFLPYTVTAIGTVADPSQLDDKAAEREVAPRTRLPLDEVVLVKE; encoded by the coding sequence ATGACCTCGACGAACTCCAGCACGCTCACGCGTTCGACCGACTCCAGCCAGCCCCTCGTCCCCCTGCTCGAGGAGCGGTGGAGCCCCCGTTCCTACGACGAGACCGCGACGATCGACGACGCGGCGTACGACGCGGTCCTCGAAGCCGCTCGCTGGGCCCCGTCGGCCATGAACTTCCAGCCGCGCCGCTTCATCGCCGGCCGCCGTGGCACCGAGACGTTCCGGAAGATCAACGAGAACCTGCTGGGCTTCAACGCCGCCTGGGCCTTCCGCGCCAGCGCCCTGGTCGTCGGTGTGCTCGAGACCGTGACCGAGGACGGCGACGAGCGTCCCTTCGCCCAGTACGACCTCGGCCAGTCCCTCGCGGCCCTGACCGTCCAGGCGCACGCCGAGGGTCTGCACGTGCACCAGATGGCGGGCATCGACGCCGAGGGCCTCCGTGCCGCGTTCGACCTGCCGGAGCGGTTCCTGCCCTACACGGTCACCGCGATCGGCACCGTGGCGGACCCGTCGCAGCTCGACGACAAGGCCGCCGAGCGCGAGGTCGCCCCGCGGACCCGTCTCCCCCTCGACGAGGTCGTCCTCGTCAAGGAGTAG
- a CDS encoding aminoglycoside 3'-phosphotransferase gives MPRSIDGLSRARGAVAVPAAVRGVARGRPVQAVWVNEIGGRTFRIGVDGLAEEYVKVLPHAYAPWIVGEAARLTWASRYARVPELLDHGVDDEGAWLRTRALPGWSAVDPRWHDEPRTAVIAAGEGLRALHDTLPVLDCPFEWSTVQRAGRARAAGADPEALGPEPPVDRVVVCHGDPCTPNTLIGADGRFAGHVDLDALGIADRWADLGVATMALGWNYGPGWDGLFHEAYGLPVDEERTAWYRALWNLDDDGIETASGIETASGTETAHGTSAGPDAGRDG, from the coding sequence ATGCCGCGCTCGATCGACGGACTGTCCCGTGCGCGGGGTGCCGTCGCGGTGCCCGCGGCCGTCCGTGGCGTCGCACGGGGTCGTCCGGTGCAGGCCGTGTGGGTCAACGAGATCGGTGGCCGGACGTTCCGCATCGGAGTGGACGGCCTGGCCGAGGAGTACGTCAAGGTGCTCCCGCACGCCTACGCGCCGTGGATCGTCGGCGAGGCCGCACGCCTGACCTGGGCCTCCCGGTACGCGCGCGTCCCGGAACTCCTCGACCACGGCGTCGACGACGAGGGGGCCTGGCTCCGCACCCGCGCGCTGCCGGGGTGGAGCGCGGTCGACCCCCGGTGGCACGACGAACCGCGCACGGCCGTGATCGCGGCCGGCGAGGGACTGCGGGCGCTGCACGACACCCTGCCCGTGCTCGACTGCCCGTTCGAGTGGTCCACCGTGCAGCGGGCCGGACGGGCCCGCGCTGCCGGCGCCGACCCCGAGGCGCTCGGTCCGGAGCCGCCCGTGGACCGCGTGGTGGTGTGCCACGGCGACCCGTGCACGCCGAACACCCTGATCGGCGCGGACGGCCGGTTCGCCGGGCACGTCGACCTCGACGCCCTCGGCATCGCCGACCGCTGGGCGGACCTGGGCGTGGCGACGATGGCGCTCGGGTGGAACTACGGCCCCGGGTGGGACGGACTCTTCCACGAGGCGTACGGGCTGCCCGTCGACGAGGAGCGGACGGCCTGGTACCGGGCGCTGTGGAACCTGGACGACGACGGCATCGAGACCGCGTCCGGCATCGAGACCGCGTCCGGCACGGAGACCGCCCACGGGACGAGCGCCGGACCGGATGCCGGACGGGACGGCTAG
- a CDS encoding exodeoxyribonuclease III, translated as MRVATWNVNSVRTRVGRIVDWLVREDVDVLGMQEIKCKPEQFPVEAFEAAGYQVEAHGLNQWNGVAFASRLPLEDVTRDFPGQPGFLKGHEGPDLPVEARALGVTVDGVRLWSLYVPNGREVGDPHYTYKLDWLGQLADRTSEWLTAHPEQPLALMGDWNVAPLDSDVWDVSVFEGHTHVTEPERAAFREFEARGLQDVVRPIVPDGYTYWDYKSLRFPRNEGMRIDFIMGSQAFSDVVTDARIHRDERKGDAPSDHVPVSVDLDLETSLDDDRPMIF; from the coding sequence ATGCGCGTGGCGACCTGGAACGTGAACTCCGTCCGCACCCGAGTGGGTCGGATCGTCGACTGGCTGGTGCGCGAGGACGTCGACGTCCTCGGCATGCAGGAGATCAAGTGCAAGCCGGAGCAGTTCCCGGTCGAGGCGTTCGAGGCCGCCGGGTACCAGGTCGAGGCGCACGGCCTGAACCAGTGGAACGGGGTGGCCTTCGCCAGCCGCCTCCCGCTCGAGGACGTCACCCGCGACTTCCCCGGCCAGCCCGGGTTCCTCAAGGGGCACGAGGGCCCCGACCTCCCGGTGGAGGCCCGCGCCCTCGGTGTCACGGTCGACGGTGTCCGCCTGTGGAGCCTCTACGTGCCGAACGGGCGCGAGGTCGGCGACCCGCACTACACGTACAAGCTCGACTGGCTCGGGCAGTTGGCCGACCGCACCTCGGAGTGGCTCACCGCGCACCCCGAGCAGCCGCTCGCGCTGATGGGCGACTGGAACGTGGCGCCGCTCGACTCCGACGTGTGGGACGTCTCGGTCTTCGAGGGGCACACGCACGTCACCGAACCCGAGCGCGCGGCCTTCCGGGAGTTCGAGGCGCGTGGCCTGCAGGACGTCGTCCGCCCGATCGTGCCGGACGGCTACACCTACTGGGACTACAAGTCCCTGCGCTTCCCCCGCAACGAGGGCATGCGCATCGACTTCATCATGGGCTCGCAGGCGTTCTCGGACGTCGTGACGGACGCCCGCATCCACCGCGACGAGCGGAAGGGCGACGCGCCGAGCGACCACGTCCCGGTGTCGGTCGACCTCGACCTCGAGACCTCGCTCGACGACGACCGGCCGATGATCTTCTGA
- a CDS encoding Asp23/Gls24 family envelope stress response protein, with protein sequence MASTTNRVDGTATTGTTTTQVTTKGRTIIDDTVVAKVAGIAARDVPGVFALGGNAARAFGAIRDAIGSSALGQGVRVEVGETQVAVDLTIVVDYPTPMMDVATAVRAAVTTAVTELVGLEVTEVNIAINDVNIPALNGVADDAEGRVR encoded by the coding sequence ATGGCATCGACGACGAACCGCGTCGACGGGACCGCGACGACCGGCACCACGACGACGCAGGTCACCACCAAGGGCCGGACGATCATCGACGACACGGTCGTCGCGAAGGTCGCCGGCATCGCCGCCCGGGACGTCCCCGGCGTCTTCGCGCTCGGCGGCAACGCGGCCCGGGCGTTCGGCGCGATCCGTGACGCGATCGGCTCGAGCGCGCTCGGCCAGGGCGTCCGCGTCGAGGTCGGCGAGACGCAGGTCGCGGTCGACCTGACGATCGTCGTGGACTACCCGACGCCGATGATGGACGTCGCCACCGCGGTGCGCGCGGCCGTCACGACCGCGGTCACCGAGCTCGTCGGGCTCGAGGTCACCGAGGTCAACATCGCCATCAACGACGTGAACATCCCCGCCCTCAACGGTGTCGCCGACGACGCCGAGGGCCGCGTCCGGTGA
- a CDS encoding acyl-CoA thioesterase, with protein MQHDANTPGPEMNFYTRKWVRPEDLNANGTLFGGSLLRWIDEEAAVYAIIQLGNGKVVTKYMSEIVFVSSAREGDIVEIGLVATRFGRTSLTMRAEARNLFTHRSILTIDEVVFVNLDEDGSPAPHGYTDITYDRDRVPATHRA; from the coding sequence ATGCAGCACGACGCGAACACCCCCGGCCCCGAGATGAACTTCTACACCCGCAAGTGGGTCCGTCCGGAGGACCTCAACGCCAACGGCACCCTGTTCGGCGGCAGCCTCCTCCGCTGGATCGACGAGGAAGCCGCCGTCTACGCGATCATCCAGCTCGGCAACGGCAAGGTCGTCACGAAGTACATGTCCGAGATCGTGTTCGTGTCGTCCGCGCGAGAGGGCGACATCGTCGAGATCGGTCTCGTCGCCACCCGCTTCGGCCGCACCTCGCTGACGATGCGGGCCGAGGCACGGAACCTCTTCACGCACCGCAGCATCCTCACCATCGACGAGGTCGTGTTCGTCAACCTCGACGAGGACGGCTCCCCGGCGCCGCACGGCTACACCGACATCACGTACGACCGCGACCGGGTGCCCGCCACGCACCGCGCGTGA